In Vitis vinifera cultivar Pinot Noir 40024 chromosome 17, ASM3070453v1, one genomic interval encodes:
- the LOC100249102 gene encoding uncharacterized protein LOC100249102 codes for MLAFLPISKSPLISNSALPFNTFRLRPPKWRRWGVIRAARSDYYSTLNVSRNSTLKEIKSSYRKLARKYHPDLNKSPGAEEKFKEISAAYEVLSDDEKRSLYDRFGEAGLEGEYDRSNGGSKGVDPFDFFDAFFDESNGPFGRWGEPGGMNFNSRSKGNQGLDVRYDLFLSFEESIFGKQEEIEVSCFEVCDNCGGTGAKSSSCIKTCTNCGGKGGVMKTQKTPFGIMSQVSTCSKCGGDGKIITSHCQSCGGHGKVQSKQSIEVIIPPGVSDGATMQVRGKGNFDKKRGMAGDLYLVLHVNEKHGIWRDGLNLYSKVNVDYTEAILGTVKKVETVEGLRDLQIPSGTQPGDSVKLSYMGVPDINRPSRRGDHNFVVNVLIPKDISDTERILVEKLASMRTTCNDQPVSSEGPAKDQKHHASPKRSEHAPSMWKSIKNFLWRNPSRTSFASVSVDTSTLLQRCSRPDSSLMISLLTVFIITCIFTLMGKSNTANYCLKREKERDYSPRYHRTIKEKH; via the exons ATGCTAGCATTTCTACCCATTTCTAAGTCTCCGTTAATTTCAAATTCTGCGCTTCCCTTCAATACATTCCGCTTGAGACCTCCCAAATGGCGTCGCTGGGGTGTAATTAGAGCTGCTCGATCTGATTACTATTCCACCCTGAATGTCAGCAGGAACTCGACTTTGAAGGAGATTAAGAGCTCTTACAGGAAACTTGCTCGTAAG TACCATCCAGATTTGAACAAGAGCCCTGGAGCTGAGGAAAAGTTTAAAGAGATAAGTGCTGCATATGAG GTCCTATCTGATGATGAAAAAAGGTCTTTATATGATCGCTTTGGTGAGGCAGGTTTAGAGGGAGAATATGATAGGTCAAATGGTGGTTCAAAGGGG GTGGACCCTTTTGATTTCTTTGATGCATTTTTTGATGAGTCAAATGGGCCTTTTGGAAGATGGGGTGAACCAGGAGGCATGAACTTCAATTCGAGAAGCAAGGGCAACCAGGGGCTTGATGTTCG gtATGACCTATTTTTGAGCTTTGAAGAATCAATTTTCGGTAAACAGGAGGAGATTGAAGTTTCCTGTTTTGAGGTATGCGACAATTGTGGTGGAACAGGTGCCAAATCTAGCAGTTGCATAAAAACATGTACCAACTGTGGAGGTAAAGGAGGGGTGATGAAGACTCAGAAGACGCCATTTGGAATAATGTCTCAG GTATCTACTTGCTCAAAATGTGGTGGAGATGGTAAAATAATCACAAGTCACTGCCAAAGTTGTGGTGGCCATGGTAAAGTACAGTCAAAGCAAAGTATTGAAGTGATCATCCCACCTGGTGTTAGTGATGGAGCCACAATGCAAGTTCGAGGAAAGGGAAACTTTGATAAGAAAAG GGGCATGGCCGGTGATCTATATTTAGTACTCCATGTAAATGAAAAACATGGAATTTGGAGGGATGGTCTCAATCTTTACTCAAAGGTTAATGTTGATTATACTGAGGCAATATTAGGGACTGTTAAAAAG GTGGAAACCGTGGAGGGTTTGAGAGATCTTCAAATTCCTTCTGGAACTCAGCCTGGAGATTCAGTAAAATTGTCATACATGGGGGTCCCGGACATCAATAGGCCCTCCAGACGAGGTGACCATAACTTTGTTGTGAATGTTCTGATCCCAAAAGATATCAG TGACACAGAACGCATACTTGTTGAGAAGTTGGCTTCAATGAGGACAACCTGCAATGACCAGCCAGTTTCTTCCGAGG GTCCAGCTAAGGACCAAAAACATCATGCTTCACCTAAAAGGAGTGAACATGCTCCATCTATGTGGAAATCAATCAAGAACTTCTTGTG GAGGAACCCGTCCAGAACAAGTTTTGCTTCAGTTAGTGTGGATACTTCAACATTATTGCAGAGATGTAGCAGGCCAGATTCCTCACTCATGATCTCTTTATTGACGGTTTTCATCATAACATGTATATTTACCCTGATGGGTAAGAGTAATACTGCAAATTATTGCctgaaaagagaaaaggaaagagacTATTCTCCTCGTTACCATagaacaataaaagaaaagcaCTAG
- the LOC100254209 gene encoding uncharacterized protein LOC100254209, which produces MGRLSAKIDYEEIRIARILENQAKLASLGLNKTLADLRAVASSAKSVKSHVRKAPKIYYSGMPLRRSSRLTKASTTESPSGHDSLRRSNRLRGIPRDPISLPQGKVGVSKKNREEETRPANMPLVKVTALQAQLSPDIMIQRCNSKNRGSVYSPVFGICCHFCRQKKLCGEEGCKRCGNLDIDEPCIGKTDCSVCHSSNGVLCRACLKVRYGEEMDEVRANKNWMCPHCIEEKGINPKWICNSSFCLKKRRMAPTGIAIFRAREMGYKSVAHLIMDELQQTQNRRR; this is translated from the exons ATGGGAAGGCTCAGCGCAAAAATCGATTATGAAGAAATCAGGATTGCTCGAATCTTGGAGAACCAG GCGAAATTGGCCTCCCTGGGATTGAACAAAACCCTCGCTGATCTCCGAGCTGTTGCTTCATCCGCGAAATCTGTCAAATCCCATGTGAGAAAAGCACCCAAAATTTACTACAGTGGCATGCCTTTGCGTCGGTCCAGTCGATTAACGAAGGCTTCAACCACTGAGTCTCCTTCCGGCCACGACTCCTTGCGCCGGTCCAATCGGTTGAGAGGAATACCCCGGGACCCGATATCGTTGCCACAAG GGAAAGTGGGTGTTTCAAAGAAGAATAGAGAGGAAGAGACCAGACCTGCAAATATGCCTTTGGTGAAAGTTACGGCTTTGCAGGCTCAGTTGTCGCCTGACATTATGATCCAGCGTTGCAATAGCAAGAACAGGGGAAGTGTTTATAGCCCTGTTTTCGGAATCTGCTGCCACTTCTGCAG GCAAAAGAAGTTATGCGGTGAAGAAGGTTGCAAGAGATGCGGTAATCTTGACATAGATGAGCCATGTATAG GAAAGACGGATTGTTCAGTTTGTCATTCTAGCAATGGTGTTCTTTGCCGTGCCTGTCTCAAAGTTAGATATGGTGAAG AAATGGATGAGGTGAGAGCAAACAAAAACTGGATGTGCCCACATTGCAtagaagaaaaaggaataaaCCCGAAGTGGATATGTAACAG TTCATTCTGCCTAAAGAAGAGAAGGATGGCTCCAACTGGGATAGCAATATTCAGAG CTCGGGAAATGGGATATAAATCAGTGGCACATCTCATCATGGATGAGCTCCAACAGACACAGAACAGAAGAAGATGA